A DNA window from Loxodonta africana isolate mLoxAfr1 chromosome 7, mLoxAfr1.hap2, whole genome shotgun sequence contains the following coding sequences:
- the LOC100654931 gene encoding olfactory receptor 5G9-like, whose translation MLYGKHTSGMALEQNHSTVTRFILLGLTDQADLKQLLFGIFLLVYSLTLVGNLGMIDLIHTSSPLHTPMYFLLSVLSFLDICNSSVFTPRLLTSFLTTDQSISFAGCVVQMAFMILHGTGECLLLAIMAYDRFVAICHPLLYHTIMSKHLCIQLVVVTYAVGVFISAIQTGNAFSLPFCGPNIINHYFCDIPPVLQLACSDTTTANIILLFFSALVTVPTVSVILVSYAYILVTICRMRSLEAQRKAFSTCASHITALSLFYGSVFLVYVQPNPESASAYNKILSVFYTIVIPMLNPLVYSLRNKDVKAAVQVRVLNLSRKGICQKGIW comes from the coding sequence ATGTTGTATGGAAAACACACCAGTGGAATGGCATTGGAGCAGAATCACAGTACAGTGACAAGATTCATCCTGCTGGGACTCACAGACCAGGCAGACCTAAAACAACTCCTCTTTGGCATCTTCCTGCTGGTCTACTCCTTGACTCTGGTGGGCAACCTGGGCATGATAGACCTGATCCACACCAGCTCTcccctccacactcccatgtacttcctcctgaGTGTGCTCTCCTTCCTTGACATCTGCAACTCCTCTGTGTTCACCCCCCGGCTGCTGACCAGCTTCCTCACCACTGACCAGTCCATTTCTTTTGCAGGCTGTGTGGTCCAAATGGCCTTCATGATCCTTCATGGCACAGGGGAATGTCTACTTCTGGCCATCATGGCTTATGATCGATTTGTGGCCATCTGCCACCCTCTTCTCTACCACACTATCATGTCCAAGCACTTGTGTATCCAGCTGGTAGTGGTCACCTATGCTGTGGGTGTGTTCATTTCAGCTATACAGACAGGGAATGCCTTCAGCTTGCCTTTCTGTGGCCCCAACATCATCAATCATTACTTCTGTGATATCCCCCCAGTGCTCCAACTGGCCTGCTCAGATACCAccacagccaatatcatcctgcTCTTCTTCTCTGCCTTGGTCACTGTCCCCACAGTCTCAGTCATCTTGGTCTCTTATGCCTATATCCTGGTCACAATCTGCAGGATGAGGTCTCTGGAGGCCCAGcgcaaggccttctccacctgcgCCTCCCACATCACTGCCCTTTCTCTCTTCTATGGATCAGTGTTCCTTGTATATGTCCAACCCAATCCTGAAAGTGCTTCAGCCTATAACAAGATCCTCTCTGTGTTCTACACCATTGTgatccccatgctgaaccccctGGTCTACAGCCTAAGGAATAAAGATGTCAAGGCTGCTGTACAAGTCAGGGTTCTTAACCtaagcagaaaaggaatttgtcAGAAAGGCATCTGGTAG
- the LOC100654645 gene encoding olfactory receptor 5G9-like: MSHLASPQWQATMGENRTQVSLFLLMGLTQQEGLKSILFVLFLLIYSVTLVGNLGMITLIHTDPQLHTPMYFFLSVLSFIDSSFSTVDTPRLLESFFTSSQSISFTGCAVQMAFMTLHGTAEFLLLAIMAYDRFTAVCHPLLYHTIMSQHLCVQLVASSYVASIVNAALLTGNIFRLPYCGPNIINHYFCDIPPVLKLACANTTEVEAIIFSSSALLFLFTITVILVSYAYILVTILRMHSLEAQRKALSTCASHFTVISLLYGTTIFTYAQPSSRSSMEQNKIVSVVYTVVIPMLNPLIYSLRNKDVKIAFKRRCLGNLSP, from the coding sequence ATGTCTCATTTGGCCTCTCCACAGTGGCAAGCGACCATGGGGGAGAATCGCACCCAAGTTTCTCTGTTCCTCCTGATGGGCCTCACACAGCAGGAAGGGCTCAAGAGCATCCTCTTTGTGCTCTTCCTACTCATCTACTCAGTCACCCTTGTGGGAAACCTGGGCATGATCACCCTGATCCACACAGACCCACAgctccacacacccatgtacttctttctgaGCGTTCTCTCCTTCATAGACTCCTCATTCTCCACAGTAGACACCCCCAGGCTTCTAGAGAGCTTCTTCACTTCAAGCCAGTCCATCTCCTTTACGGGCTGTGCTGTCCAGATGGCCTTCATGACTCTCCATGGTACTGCTGAGTTTCTGCTCCTAGCCATCATGGCCTATGACCGATTCACTGCCGTCTGCCACCCTCTGCTCTACCACACTATCATGTCCCAACATCTGTGTGTCCAGCTGGTGGCATCTTCCTATGTTGCTTCCATTGTCAATGCAGCTCTGCTGACTGGGAACATCTTCAGGCTGCCCTACTGTGGCCCCAACATCATTAACCACTATTTCTGTGACATCCCCCCTGTACTCAAACTTGCCTGTGCAAACACGACTGAGGTTGAGGCTATCATCTTCTCATCTTCTGCCCTGCTTTTCCTCTTTACCATCACTGTTATCCTGGTCTCTTATGCCTACATCCTGGTAACCATCTTAAGAATGCACTCCCTGGAGGCCCAGAGAAAAGCCCTCTCCACTTGTGCCTCCCATTTCACCGTCATCTCCCTCTTATATGGCACCACCATCTTCACGTATGCTCAGCCAAGCTCTCGCAGTTCCATGGAACAGAACAAGATCGTGTCTGTCGTCTACACAGTTGTCATCCCTATGCTGAACCCtctgatctacagcctgaggaataaaGATGTAAAGATTGCTTTCAAGAGGAGATGCCTTGGCAATTTGTCTCCCTAA